One genomic region from Nodularia sp. LEGE 06071 encodes:
- a CDS encoding tellurite resistance TerB C-terminal domain-containing protein yields MQSAMISNRYILGIVAFSVSFGISLVPNWDLNQALITGIITILATYAAALFIDKRRSNYEMLVLSSHRKRIKEMEGLKLRLVKEINQIEEHRNLLYAESKKLENQILDCRNQRDSIHRDLGIFAGQKKQLETESINLIAEIKILEQNQAELHHAFSQLTTEKRRLDLNCNTSRAEIMQLQNQIGGLQQDKQELETNVSLLGRLKPQLEEKMYELRIEIQELETETNQQKQLLVSTKTERENLAENLNYLQTKIAEKQSELQQIEAQSFLLQSERDLLQSQVWELLQQTETLNQEVLPEDFHENANDLFSFTELIDSSDSIDTTVILPKEWNNFLEILPNHEIQVLKAIVEQDNPKVIIKQIAEANITMPNLLIDSINEHANDTIGELIIEPSLEIPEVYQEHILNARKMLAMYENLIARQASSN; encoded by the coding sequence ATGCAATCAGCAATGATCAGCAATCGATATATTCTAGGCATAGTTGCCTTTAGTGTGAGTTTTGGCATTAGTCTCGTCCCAAACTGGGATTTGAATCAAGCCTTGATCACAGGTATAATTACTATACTTGCTACCTATGCGGCAGCATTATTTATAGATAAGCGTCGTAGCAATTATGAAATGCTGGTTTTAAGTTCCCACCGCAAGCGAATCAAAGAAATGGAGGGACTTAAACTCCGCCTTGTCAAAGAAATTAACCAAATAGAAGAGCATCGAAACTTATTATATGCAGAGTCTAAAAAACTAGAAAATCAAATATTAGATTGCCGAAATCAAAGAGATAGTATACATCGAGATTTAGGCATATTTGCTGGACAAAAAAAGCAATTAGAAACCGAAAGTATTAACTTAATTGCTGAAATCAAAATTCTCGAACAAAATCAAGCAGAACTGCATCATGCTTTTTCTCAACTCACAACCGAAAAACGTCGCCTGGATTTGAACTGTAATACATCTCGTGCTGAAATTATGCAGTTGCAAAATCAAATTGGCGGACTCCAGCAAGACAAACAAGAACTTGAGACTAATGTCAGTCTGCTAGGTAGACTAAAACCCCAACTAGAGGAAAAAATGTATGAACTGCGAATTGAAATCCAAGAACTAGAAACCGAAACTAACCAGCAGAAGCAATTGTTAGTATCTACAAAAACTGAAAGGGAAAATTTAGCCGAAAATCTCAATTACTTACAAACTAAAATCGCAGAAAAGCAATCAGAATTACAGCAAATCGAAGCACAATCCTTTTTATTGCAATCCGAACGAGACTTATTGCAGAGTCAAGTTTGGGAATTACTCCAACAAACAGAAACATTAAATCAAGAAGTCTTACCTGAAGATTTCCATGAAAATGCAAATGATTTGTTTTCTTTTACAGAATTAATTGATTCCTCCGATTCAATAGATACAACAGTAATTTTACCTAAAGAATGGAATAATTTTTTAGAAATCCTCCCCAATCATGAAATCCAGGTGTTAAAAGCCATAGTAGAACAAGATAACCCCAAGGTAATTATTAAACAAATTGCCGAAGCCAATATTACTATGCCAAATCTATTAATTGATTCTATAAATGAACACGCCAATGATACTATTGGAGAATTAATCATTGAACCTAGTTTGGAAATTCCTGAAGTGTATCAAGAGCATATATTAAATGCCAGAAAAATGCTGGCTATGTATGAAAACCTCATAGCTAGACAAGCTTCATCAAATTAA